The following coding sequences are from one Musa acuminata AAA Group cultivar baxijiao chromosome BXJ1-6, Cavendish_Baxijiao_AAA, whole genome shotgun sequence window:
- the LOC135675868 gene encoding peroxisome biogenesis protein 3-1-like: MLSLRGFWGRYRRKILISLGVLGSGYFVYKLYESHSRRLSDLERQLDGARQVDELIKKQLHAHFENIQRISDTTTLPYAMHYLRSRISEDLDLSHLTEKLMQGKGHSSSLAVKEKLELWERLKILSFTRTAASLWSMTVLCLYVRVQVNILGRQLYVEIARDSENSEALDEIDSFGRHSQQDFLATADYLATYGINSLVMNMQSAAREVLKDKQLKEPFTAVQLRETMIQILQRFMNIGEPNYWLSYVVPENVNDYKQQMAMSDTGFDDSSIIMDASKLEHLLFETRAVLSSPDFRNVLEISLNKVVDILTEDVGIHVGGTSSSGVPLAKLLPQITWLSLPLLGEPGDNKFVQSVRSLPEVELFYTLLYANMPLAT; encoded by the exons ATGCTCTCTTTAAG GGGTTTCTGGGGCAGGTACAGGAGGAAGATTCTGATCTCCCTCGGAGTGTTGGGAAGCGGTTATTTCGTGTACAAGCTCTATGAGAGTCACAGCAGGAGACTGTCGGACTTGGAGCGGCAGCTCGACGGCGCTCGACAAGTCGACGAGCTCATCAAGAAACA ATTGCACGCGCATTTCGAGAACATCCAGAGGATTTCGGACACGACCACGCTGCCGTACGCGATGCACTACCTGCGATCCAGGATATCGGAGGATTTGGACCTCTCACACCTGACGGAGAAACTAATGCAGGGGAAGGGTCATTCGAGCTCTCTCGCCGTCAAGGAGAAGCTCGAGCTGTGGGAGAGACTTAAAATTCTAA GCTTCACAAGAACGGCAGCTTCACTGTGGTCGATGACAGTGCTTTGCTTATACGTGAGAGTTCAGGTTAACATTTTAGGGAGACAACTCTATGTTGAGATTGCACGTGATTCTGAGAATTCTGAGGCTCTG GATGAGATTGATTCATTTGGTAGGCATAGTCAACAAGACTTTCTAGCAACTGCAGATTATCTTGCTACCTATGGAATTAATTCACTAGTTATGAACATGCAGAGTGCTGCTAGGGAAGTTCTAAAAGA CAAGCAGCTTAAGGAGCCTTTTACTGCTGTCCAACTGCGTGAAACGATGATCCAAATTCTGCAGAGGTTCATGAACATTGGTGAACCAAATTACTGGTTAAGTTATGTGGTACCTGAAAATGTTAATGACTACAAGCAACAGATGGCCATGTCTGAcactggatttgatgattcctctaTTATTATGGATGCCAGCAAACTTGAGCATCTATTATTTGAGACTCGGGCTGTGCTTTCCAG TCCTGATTTTAGAAACGTCTTGGAGATATCTCTCAACAAGGTAGTTGATATCCTGACCGAGGATGTAGGCATACATGTTGGAGGGACAAGCTCTTCAGGAGTTCCCTTGGCCAAACTATTGCCGCAAATCACATGGCTAAGCTTGCCTCTACTCGGTGAGCCCGGCGACAACAAATTTGTGCAGTCTGTTCGAAGCTTACCGGAGGTTGAACTATTCTACACTCTTCTTTATGCAAACATGCCATTGGCAACTTAA
- the LOC103988253 gene encoding TPD1 protein homolog 1-like produces the protein MSGVSRRRFAAAAAAISVSVVTLLFLLTVGFYGQRVDAEREIGLGSEQHGSGSGSNRKLLQVDEGTSSSSSSTDRVGDGCSKDDIVVHQGATPPLPSGIPTYTVVVLNLCPSRGGCAMAHIHLTCGAFSSARLVNPRIFRRLRVNDCLLNDGRPLPSGSSISFQYANSFSYPLAVSNASCIRSS, from the exons ATGAGTGGCGTCTCGAGGCGGCGTTTCGCGGCGGCTGCGGCCGCGATATCGGTTTCTGTTGTGACGCTCCTGTTTCTGCTCACCGTCG GTTTTTATGGGCAGCGAGTAGATGCTGAAAGGGAGATCGGACTCGGATCCGAGCAACACGGCTCCGGCTCCGGCTCCAACCGCAAGCTCCTCCAAGTCGACGAAG gtacatcgtcgtcgtcgtcgtcgactgACCGGGTGGGCGACGGGTGCAGCAAGGACGACATCGTGGTGCACCAGGGGGCGACGCCGCCGCTACCCAGCGGGATCCCGACGTACACCGTGGTGGTGCTGAACCTGTGCCCCTCGCGTGGCGGCTGCGCCATGGCCCACATCCACCTCACCTGCGGCGCCTTCAGCTCCGCTCGTCTCGTCAACCCCCGCATCTTCCGCCGCCTCCGCGTCAACGACTGCCTCCTCAACGATGGCCGCCCCCTTCCCTCGGGTTCCTCCATCTCGTTTCAGTACGCCAACTCCTTCTCCTACCCCCTCGCCGTCTCCAACGCCTCCTGCATCCGCTCCTCCTAA
- the LOC135675869 gene encoding long chain base biosynthesis protein 2a-like, with protein MVRLPYLTALTTLFSYGLLFAFGQLRDFFRKIIDWFKSSSKDLKGYAPICLGLEDFYTRRLYLRIQDCFSRPIASAPDAWIDVVERYSNDNNKTLHRTSNTTKCLNLGSYNYLGFAAADEYCTPHVIDSLKKYSCSTCSVRVDGGTTDLHTELEELVARFVGKPAAITFGMGYVTNSAIIPVLIGKGGLIISDSLNHNSIVNGARGSGAAVRVFQHNNPSHLEEVLREQIAEGQPRTHRPWKKIIVIVEGIYSMEGELCQLPEIIAVCKKYKVYTYLDEAHSIGAVGKTGRGVCELLGVDPADVDIMMGTFTKSFGSCGGYIAASKEIVQYLKYTCPAYLYATSMSPPAVQQVISAIKVILGEDGSNRGALKLARIRENSNFFRSELQKMGFEVLGDSDSPVMPIMLYNPAKIPAFSRECLRQNVAVVTVAFPATPLLLARARICISAAHSREDLIKGLEVISKVGDLAGIKYFPVEPPKHETQGHKKLE; from the exons ATGGTGAGGCTGCCGTATCTGACCGCGCTGACCACCCTCTTCAGCTACGGTCTCCTCTTCGCCTTCGGCCAGCTCAGGGATTTCTTCCGGAAGATCATCGATTGGTTCAAATCCTCCTCCAAGGACCTCAAG GGGTATGCGCCGATCTGCTTAGGGCTCGAAGATTTTTATACCCGCCGCCTCTATCTCCGCATTCAG GACTGTTTTAGCCGGCCAATTGCCAGTGCACCGGATGCTTGGATCGATGTTGTTGAACGATACTCTAATGACAATAACAAGACATTGCA TCGGACCTCGAACACTACCAAGTGCCTTAATCTGGGATCATATAACTACCTTGGTTTTGCAGCAGCTGATGAATACTGCACACCCCATGTTATTGATTCTTTGAAGAAATACTCTTGCAGCACCTGCAGTGTCCGTGTAGATGGTG GCACGACTGACCTACATACCGAGCTGGAAGAGCTGGTTGCAAGGTTTGTGGGAAAACCAGCTGCTATAACTTTTGGCATGGGTTATGTGACAAACTCTGCCATTATTCCTGTGCTGATTGGGAAG GGAGGACTGATTATTAGTGATTCTTTGAATCATAACTCAATTGTCAATGGTGCTCGAGGATCAGGTGCAGCAGTACGTGTCTTCCAGCACAATA ATCCCTCGCACTTGGAAGAGGTGCTGAGAGAGCAGATAGCTGAGGGACAGCCCAGAACACATAGGCCCTGGAAGaagattattgttattgttgaggGCATCTACAGCATGGAGGGAGAACTTTGCCAGCTTCCTGAGATTATAGCTGTTTGCAAGAAATATAAG GTCTACACTTACTTGGATGAGGCCCACAGCATTGGTGCAGTGGGAAAAACTGGCAGAGGGGTTTGTGAGCTCCTAGGAGTGGATCCAGCTGATGTAGACATCATGATGGGCAcatttacaaaatcatttggaTCTTGTGGAGGATATATTGCAGCATCGAAG GAAATCGTTCAATATTTGAAGTACACTTGTCCAGCATATCTTTATGCGACTTCCATGTCACCACCAGCAGTGCAGCAAGTTATATCTGCAATTAAAGTTATTCTTGGAGAAGATGGGTCAAATAGAG GGGCCCTGAAACTTGCCCGCATTCGTGAAAATAGTAATTTCTTCCGATCAGAACTTCAGAAGATGGGTTTTGAAGTTCTTGGTGATAGTGACTCACCGGTTATGCCAATAATGCTTTACAACCCAGCAAAGATTCCAGCCTTTTCTAGGGAATGTCTCAGGCAGAAT GTCGCTGTTGTCACTGTTGCATTTCCAGCCACACCTCTTCTTCTTGCAAGGGCTCGTATTTGTATATCGGCTGCACATTCCAGAGAGGACCTGATCAAAGGGCTGGAG GTTATCAGCAAAGTCGGCGACCTTGCGGGCATCAAATACTTCCCTGTGGAACCACCCAAGCATGAAACACAGGGCCACAAGAAGCTGGAGTAG